One genomic segment of Myripristis murdjan chromosome 20, fMyrMur1.1, whole genome shotgun sequence includes these proteins:
- the mtfr1 gene encoding mitochondrial fission regulator 1 has translation MSKNYARIEMDLAFGSAKPYGSSRSIVRRIATSLPLKPCPRVHFQLHPYNEDAGVLNEARRQNCVVASLADVSWIDRDEECDEDYFGRPRSGPGTGLVFRSHQPHPHRRPLTRRRSLPSLHKVEPDPQGPTVANDEAIQKISALETELAKLRAQIAQIVLAQEKTTQPAPATGTPPPPPPPCGALPPPPPPPPPPPPPPPPSLQRTFSAIDLIKERRGKKMDSQTILDSGPKPAEIPSMLDVLKDMDKVKLRSVKRSSEVTAKPSEPIDAAALIAEALKRKFAHRYRHNSEQDDKDDFKVPAPEVKPRTETPLFGQHMLKPTGKRKLL, from the exons ATGAGTAAAAACTATGCACGGATTGAAATGGACCTG GCTTTTGGATCAGCCAAGCCTTATGGGTCCTCACGCAGTATTGTCAGAAGAATAGCAACTAGTCTTCCTCTTAAACCCTGCCCAAGGGTCCATTTTCAG CTTCATCCTTATAATGAGGACGCTGGTGTCCTGAATGAGGCCAGGAGGCAGAACTGTGTCGTGGCCTCTCTGGCTGATGTCAGCTGGATTGACAGGGATGAGGAATGCGACGAAGACTACTTTGGGAGACCCAG GTCAGGACCAGGAACGGGGCTCGTGTTCCGATCCCACCAGCCTCACCCTCACAGGAGACCCCTAACCCGACGAAGGTCATTACCCAGCCTGCACAAGGTGGAGCCAGACCCCCAGGGGCCGACAGTTGCCAACGATGAGGCCATTCAGAAGATCAGCGCACTGGAGACAGAACTTGCCAAACTCCGAGCTCAGATTGCACAGATTGTGCTGGCTCAGGAGAAGACcacacagccag CTCCTGCCACTGggacccctccacctcctcctccaccctgtGGTGCcctgcctccacctcctcctcccccacctcctcctcctcctcctccaccccccagcCTGCAGCGCACCTTCTCAGCCATTGACTTGATAAAGGAGCGCAGAGGGAAGAAGATGGACTCCCAGACAATTTTGGATTCAGGGCCCAAGCCGGCAGAAATCCCCAGCATGCTCGACGTGCTGAAGGACATGGACAAGGTGAAGCTGCGATCAGTCAAAAG ATCATCGGAAGTTACTGCCAAGCCCAGTGAGCCCAtagatgctgcagctctcaTCGCCGAGGCCCTGAAGCGCAAGTTTGCCCATCGGTATCGGCACAACAGTGAACAGGATGACAAGGATGATTTCAAAGTCCCTGCCCCAGAAGTGAAACCGCGAACAGAAACCCCCTTG TTTGGGCAGCACATGCTGAAACCAACTGGAAAAAGGAAGCTCCTCTGA